One stretch of Prunus persica cultivar Lovell chromosome G1, Prunus_persica_NCBIv2, whole genome shotgun sequence DNA includes these proteins:
- the LOC18791534 gene encoding microtubule-associated protein 70-1, whose product MDEVSGDGGTTPVAEFSCNGPAPGATPTPPPLTVSGSFKEGKSSSRRRGFMRPSMDGDEFINLLHGSDPVKVELNRLENEVRDKDRELGEAQAQIKALKLSERAREKAVEELTDELSKVEEKLKLTESLLESKNLEIKKINDEKKASMAAQFAAEATLRRVHAAQKDDDMPPIEAILAPLEAELKLARQEIAKLQDDNKALDRLTKSKEAALLEAERTVQVALAKASMVDDLQNKNQELMKQIEICQEENKILDKMHRQKVAEVEKLTQTVRELEEAVLAGGAAANAVRDYQRKFQEMNEERKTLDRELARAKVTANRVAVVVANEWKDANDKVMPVKQWLEERRFLQGEMQQLRDKLAITERAAKSEAQLKEKYHMRLKVLEESVRGSSSSTNRSTAEGRSTSNGPSRRQSLGGADNIPKLTSNGYLSKRTPVRSLSSSTSSVLKHAKGTSKSFDGGTRSLDRGKLLLNGTSPSFSVNQSCEGTKDGEAQNNWKGNSDDKPNEFSTVDIEDSVPGVLYDLLQKEVVALRKAGHEKDQSLKDKDDAIEMLAKKVDTLTKAMEVEAKKMRREVAAMEKEVAAMRVDKEHENRAKRFGNAKGSVNSAQVLSGRGLARGGLTRSTQ is encoded by the exons ATGGATGAGGTTTCCGGCGACGGAGGTACGACTCCGGTGGCGGAGTTCAGCTGTAATGGACCGGCTCCGGGGGCTACTCCGACACCGCCGCCACTGACGGTGTCGGGATCGTTCAAGGAGGGGAAGAGTTCATCGCGGAGAAGAGGATTCATGAGGCCGAGCATGGACGGCGACGAGTTCATTAACCTCTTGCACGGCTCGGATCCGGTCAAGGTCGAGCTCAATCGGCTCGAGAATGAAGTCAGAG ATAAGGACCGGGAGTTAGGAGAGGCACAGGCTCAGATCAAGGCTCTCAAGCTCTCTGAAAGAGCCAGAGAAAAGGCTGTTGAAGAG CTCACTGATGAACTATCGAAGGTGGAGGAGAAGCTGAAGTTAACAGAATCACTTCTAGAAAGCAAA AAtctagaaattaaaaaaatcaatgatGAGAAGAAAGCTTCCATGGCAGCTCAGTTTGCAGCTGAAGCTACTCTACGCAGGGTTCATGCTGCCCAAAAGGATGATGATATGCCTCCAATTGAAGCCATTCTTGCACCTCTGGAGGCTGAGCTCAAGCTTGCTCGACAAGAG ATTGCAAAGCTTCAAGATGATAACAAAGCTTTGGATCGCCTTACCAAATCAAAAGAAGCAGCTCTACTTGAGGCTGAGAGGACTGTTCAGGTTGCTTTGGCTAAGGCCTCCATGGTGGATGATCTTCAGAATAAAAACCAAGAGTTAATGAAACAGATAGAAATTTGTCAG gaagaaaataaaattttagacAAGATGCATAGACAAAAGGTTGCCGAGGTTGAAAAGCTTACTCAGACTGTGCGGGAGTTGGAAGAGGCTGTTCTTGCTGGAGGTGCAGCGGCAAATGCTGTGAGGGATTATCAGCGGAAATTCCAGGAGATGAAT GAGGAAAGGAAAACTCTAGACCGGGAGTTGGCCCGTGCAAAAGTAACAGCAAACAGAGTAGCTGTAGTGGTAGCAAATGAGTGGAAAGATGCTAATGACAAAGTGATGCCTGTAAAACAATGGCTTGAAGAACGGAGATTCTTGCAG GGAGAAATGCAGCAACTCCGTGATAAGCTTGCCATAACTGAGCGAGCCGCCAAGTCCGAAGCTCAGTTGAAA GAAAAATACCATATGCGACTTAAAGTGCTTGAGGAGAGTGTCAGAGGATCTTCTAGCAGTACTAATCGCAGCACAGCTGAGGGAAGAAGTACAAGCAATGGGCCCTCTCGACGCCAGTCTCTGGGTGGGGCTGATAATATTCCAAAATTAACTTCCAATGGCTATTTATCCAAGAGAACACCGGTCAGGTCTTTGTCCTCTAGCACCAGTTCAGTGTTGAAGCATGCTAAAGGCACATCAAAATCATTTGATGGTGGTACAAGGTCACTGGACAGGGGTAAGCTTCTCTTAAATGGTACAAGCCCTAGTTTCTCAGTTAACCAATCTTGTGAGGGAACCAAGGATGGTGAAGCACAAAATAACTGGAAGGGAAATTCGGATGATAAGCCAAATGAATTCTCAACAGTGGATATAGAGGATAGTGTTCCAGGGGTTTTGTATGATTTGCTGCAGAAAGAGGTTGTAGCTTTGAGGAAAGCTGGACATGAGAAAGATCAAAGCCTGAAAGATAAGGACGACGCTATCGAG ATGTTGGCTAAGAAGGTAGATACCTTGACTAAAGCAATGGAGGTTGAggcaaagaaaatgagaagagAAGTTGCTGCCATGGAGAAGGAGGTGGCTGCCATGCGTGTGGACAAAGAACATGAGAATAGGGCCAAGCGGTTTGGTAATGCCAAAGGTTCTGTCAACAGTGCTCAGGTTCTTTCTGGAag AGGTTTGGCACGAGGTGGGTTAACACGCAGCACCCAATGA